In Anabas testudineus chromosome 12, fAnaTes1.2, whole genome shotgun sequence, the genomic stretch CATTGTGAGTCATTTCTATACAGTATTTTTGCTGATACTCCAAAATCTGCTCTGAAGCAGAGTTTGATATTCTGTTATTGAATCTTATTTTACCCTACAATGGCATTACAGCTTTAGCTTTATTATTATGCAGTGCAGAGCAGTTCAGCAgtattattaatgttgttgCAATGATGATGTCACAGCTATAGAAAGTAGCCTGATCATATTTCCCAGTGGACAACATATGAAAACTTTTGCATTGTGTAGCCTCAGACTGCACACTAGAAATGACTGTAACAGACCAGGTGcagtgtgtgcgtttgtgtccATGAGTGAACACACACAATAGCAGGATGTGGCTGGGCTGAAACCCTCCGCTGTTTTCGGCTAAAGGCATTTTTCTCCCCCCCTCCCaaccctctcacacacacacacacagacagatttcaTCATCATTCAAATGTTTGTCCTGTACAGTAtctacacacacagctacagttAACAGTGTTCTGACGTGAGTTCAGTTCAATAAAACACTCTTGTAGTGAAATCCAGGACAAGTGATCAGTGCGATTTGATTTTCCAGCTGATGTTGTCTGTGTCACAGCGCAGTAATGACCAGCAAGGATAGGATTTCAGCCATTTTTCCTGAACCAATACTATAATTCTGTCACACTGCCAAGGCCACCAGCTGCTGGCCTAATAACATTTCTGTAGCACACTGGAGGTGCTCAGTGACCTAAAGTGTGAAGTGATATGTGTGTACAGCTGTGCACTGTACCCCTACATTTATCACCTGTGACTGTCTGGGTTTCCATCTTGTCAGTAAGAGCCTCATACTCAAAAACATTTGGGATACATAGGCTTTGTCTATGTACATGCTGCATTAATATATGCAACTTTTGTGCGTTTTCATGTGTGTAGGTTCCCCGTGTGGAGCTGACCCTCTCTGAGCTCCAGGAAATGGCTAcaagacaacagcaacaaatagAGGCTCAGCAGCAGATGTTGGTCGCCAAGGTCAGTTAGTGTAAAGTCATCTACATTGTCTGCACGCCTCAGGTACTCAGGCCTCtgagaaatgtgtgtatgtgtgtgagtttcaAAACTCATATATCTTCCTTAGAAACAGGACATGCGATCCAGGTTAGGATTTAAGGGCTAGCAGGAAAGCACAAATCTGCTGGAGTGAGAGAGATACACATCATCATGTTCAGGAAGTGACCTTTGAGTTGACAGGAAATTAGGTCATCGGGACAGCCACAGCTGCTGGGAAGTTGACTCAGAATTGTACTTCAGGAAAGAGTCACATGGCAAACCAAGCCAAACAAATGTGCTTCTTTGAATTTGTTCAAGTCTCTCCATTCATTTGAAGTGTTTAAGGCTTTCAACAGGAAACTGGAATATTTTCAACCACCAACTTTGATTTgagtagttttagtttttcaaaGCCAACATTGGCAAGTTCACTGTGTACTGGTATTAAGCAAAGAAAAGACAGCCAAGTGTTTCCTTCCAATTTGTACAGTAACTGCACGACATGAATTCTTCACAGAGGATGTGTCAGATATGCAGCTACTAGCGCCTTCTGcatgtaaagaaacaaactacTGTTATGTAATGTGctattaatgtgtgtgaatttgtgtgtttccagtgaATGATGGGAGGTTTCTTGCCAACATTCCTTTTCCCTCGTCctttgtacgtgtgtgtgtgattgacaCACAGGTCAACTGTGCCAcgatagagacagagagagagcggtGTAAACTGCCTCAGTCAGCATCACACATGCtggcctctttctctctctgtctgttccttCTCTGTtagctgtttgtttctgctgtgtgtggtgGTTAGATACATGAGCACATGCATGTATGAAAATCAATAGCCACGTGATTTTCAGAATTACACTGGATATGGAGAATGGAGTCACATGATGGATGGGTAACTCTGTTGGCACTGAGCAATTAAAAATCATAGTGTCTGGGGCTATTGAGGCACTAATACACTCATCAGCTGCAACATCAGCAGAGAGGACCCACGCAATGTTAGGCACAAGGTTTTAATGGTGTGCTGGTCAGTGTGTGCCATTGCATAGCTACTCAATTACTGGCTAACTGATCAATTGGGTGGCCTATGGaaattattacaaataatacaatacaataacaaAGATAAAGGTGGAAATTATCATTAAGTTTGAGCTGCCAGTCAGCCaacatacagtaggtaaaaATACCTGTAAAGATGAACTGTGAGTGTGCAGTGGCTTTAGCTTTTTCAACAGCAACAAATGCACAGAGCATGTCTGGAGAAACTTTTGTGCAActggaaataaattaaattctgaGGTTTCATAATGTCcatgccttgttttttttcaggAGCAGAGACTGAGGTATCTTCAGCAGGGAGGCAGACCTAACCAGGGACAGACACAGGTGGGATCCATATGTCTGTCTTCTATTGATTTTTGAGTCTTGATAGAATAAGCACCAGCTAGTATGCGCGTTGCTGTTAGTACAGAGTTGCTGTAACCACTTGTCCTGTACATACTGGACAAATGATGCCAAGAGCCACCTACTAAGTTACAATAAACCTGTCTATTCAACCTGGTAAATAAGTGGTAAATCTCTTATTTATGGCGATTTTCACCAAATCAAAGGctaaaaaacagatgaaaatgcAATTGGACATTTAACCtatgttgtttgtgttctctGTTTGTAGTCTGAAGCTGAGAAGCTTCAACGGCTAAAAGAGCGAGTGGAGACTCAGGAATcaaagctgaagaagatccGAGCCATGAGAGGACAAGTGGACTACAGTAAACTGATCAATGGAAACCTCTGTAAGCACAACCACACTGCAGAGATGAGGAATATGGATTATATGCACTGCAGTTTATCACCACTTATTAAAATGACTGTACAAATCTTTACCTTACGTGCTCCAAACAAGACACACTACTTGATGTAATTTctgtcctgttttctgtctccagcTGCAGAGATCGACCATGTTAGCAGCCTGTTTCAGGAGAAGCAGGCAGAGCTACAGTCTGCAGTGATCAGAGTTGACCAGGTAATGTCTAGGCTAGTTTCGGGTGAGAGTTGATTAAAATGAAGATTAGGAAATTAAGATTAAGTACATTACTGGATTTTGTTAAGTCCTTTAAAATTGTTTTACCAGTTGACTCAACAGTTGGAAGATCTGAGGAGAGGGCGCCTTCAGTTACACTCAGTTGCACCACCTCAAGGTGCACCTTCTGGGTCCCACGGTGCTACCATTGGCCAGAAAGGATCACCCCTGTCTGGCCCTGCAGCGCTGGAACTGAGGAAACTTTACCAGGAGCTGCAGGTATATTATACTTCAGACTgctgaaaacatgcaaaacaccACATTCGGTTCTTTTTGCTTAGAAATATTATTCACAGAATGGAACATGTAAAACTCGCAATGCAATGTTTCAGGCTCGTAATCGCCATAACCTGGAACAAAGCAGCAAGTTGGCCCAGCacaaggagctgctgaacaagaGGAATGCCCAGGTGACGGTGATGGATCAACGCATTGGAGACCTGAGAGAACGACTTCACAAGAAGAGAGCTGAAGTACAAAACGTCACACCTATCAAGATGTTTTTAAGTAATTCTTAAAATTCACTGAACTAGCCTaaaatgtgtgttgttctttctttctgtttagcTGAGTCGTATGAATGGAGGAGGCATGTCCTCACCTCAAACCTCTTCCCACGCCGGTGGTGGAGTTTCTGGTCGTGTGGCGGCCGTTTGCCCCTATATCCAGGTTCCCGCTGAGGGAAGACAGGAAACAGGGCACCCCCTGCCATCTGATCCACCACCTAAACCCACCGCACTGAGCCACATTCGCTCACTCTCGGGTGGGTACATAAAAGGTTTAccattttcacttcattttttaCTCACTGCGCTCTAATATCTCTGTCTGATCTCTAACTTAATgtctttctatttctttttcctgtctcttggttttctttcctccttccccTTTATCTGTAATTGTTGGTGTTATCTTAAATGTTGACCTGTTGAATGTTATTGGTGAATCTGTGATTATTGTTTTGTCACTTGTggatgtggtggtggtggtggtttgcTGTtgtgactgtttctgttttgtaaaaTCATCATGACGTCATCATCATGATGATGTCGTTGTTGTTTCGGTGGTTGTCGCTGTCTTTCGTTGTGGGCGTGaccaaacacagaggaggacacGAGTGGTGTCAGGAAGCCCCCCAGCCAGTGGAAAGTGTCAGATTTAGACATCGTCCTGTCAGGGCCCACTGAGACGTGGGAGGGACCTCGGTCCCCGCAGGGGGGCGACCGTAACTACAGTGAGTTCATGGAAGCAGCTTGACAAACCTACTCACCACTAGTTCCATTGGTGATAAGCAGTAGAAAACTGGTTTCTCACGCTTTTATCTGTGTCCTAAGGTGTAGTGCGCTTACTTAGTATTTTTGAATGATTACAACATGTTTCCTAAGTGACATTTCCTGAGTCTTGGTCTGAAACATTTAACGGTGCACTCAAACCTTGCATGTTGTGGAGTGGACTTGTTTAACTATACAGAACAGATGGTTAGGAGATAATAACATAATTTGAATGAGCTACAGAGTGTGACCTCAGAATGTAAGGATCATGTGCATGAGGACACAACATGACATCTGAGAGCCAGCAGCTGCTCAAGTTTAGGAGGGTCAgcatgagaaaataaaagggCCGAGCACAATCTGGGCTCATAAAGTTATTCAGTATAAGGGTAAAAACGACTGCTGACGATATTCCACatacattaatattaaatagtttcaattcagttttaaacTATTTactattcaaacacacacacacacacacacacacactaaagacATTGGACATTTTGGATTCCTAAGTAATGCAGTTACTTATTcgctttattttttatccaaTTTTAAGACTTGGATGACAAGATGGATGCCATCCCGTTGATTAGAGAGTTATGTTAGAGAAAATATCTGGATATGCAGTCACTGGATTTATTGGTGGTTACCTCTGGACAGACAGAATATAGCCATCCACATCATTCTTGGTACATACAGTAACCTCTCATTAACCATTCCTACCATGTGGTATCTGGTCAGTCTCATTCTGCAGCCATTCAGacatttaattaacaataagaaagacaaaatatatacatactaCAGAAATGATTAGCAGAATTGTTTTACTCATGtatctagtgtgtgtgtgtgtgtaagctaaGTGCCTGGAATCAGCAGTGTTACAAATCCCATTGTGTTCTTGAATGCCAAACCAAATGCCACAGCTCTATTTATTATCCCTGATTATGTAACATTGAAAATACACTGTTGTAAGTCATGTCAACAGTCTGCTGGCgcaacaaatgaatgaaaggaAGTCGGAGGTATTCTAACTCGTAGCTATACACAGTacggcggcagcagcagctggtgtcaGAGCAATTAAGGCTCTCTAACACTGGATATCTGCTACACTATGAATAACATGAACAACACTCTtctcaaatattttttataggaGTAGTCAAAATGCACATTATCAAAGAATGAACTTGAGTAGTTTGATTGTCTTCTTAAAACCCTTAATCTGATCTTAAGCCATCTTTGTCTGTTGCGCCAATGTTGTGATGATGCTAGTGCTGTAAGCTGTACTGTCTTTCCTCTACAGCACTAAGAGACTGCGTCTAATCTGACCTCTCAGGCACATGGCCAAGTTTCCATCTCGCACAGAACTGGCTGTTTGTTTCCTGACGTGAAAGTTTTCCTCACGAAGTCAGCAGGTGACAGCAGCAGTCAACAGGTTGCACAGCACAGCTTACTGTACTGACTGCAGCACATCAAAGTTCATTAGTGAATCATTGGTGTAACAAGTGCCAGAACTGTGAGGTGACTGTCCGACTGAGAGCTGGGCCAATCCGTTAGGTAACAGCTTAAAGTTGCGACTTTGACTTCTCCGCATCATGACCTACACATCATCCTCAGCTGCACTTGAAATGCAAATTGGCAAATAATTATTGCTATTTAAACATCAGTAACATGTCAGTGTGAGCATAACCTTTAAGCCGAATGCACCACTGTGCCATGAAGCGGCTACTGTCAGAGCCCTTAGCATTCCTGTAGACATATCCTGTGTGTAGTGTACATGCCACGTACAGTACTTTTACTATTGCATTGTGGGATACTTTCAGTGCACTAAAGAGAGTGTGAGAATTCACACTCAAAattccaccaccaccacaccctTTACAGTGAATAGGGAGTGATATTGAACACAGCCATGgtttcattaatttattatgcTGGTTTATTTGACCTACTACTCTGCTGTTTATGTGGACGCACAACAAGAGGTAGTAGTAGACTGAAAAACATTGACTGACCTTTTGATTGCTGGAAGAATTTACTGACTGATCAGTACTGTGTCCTTGGTGGTGACCTCACAGTGGAGACAGCGGCTATGTTAAACTTCCAGTTTACATATACAGCCAGGACCTTCTTGAGAGCTTAGCGTTTTAGCCCAGTCAATCAATTTGAAGTTAGCGGCTTTGTTATTTTAGTCTTTGGAATGcattgtgttttagtgtttttctcaTGTTATTTTTACAATGACAATCATAGAAGTCAATTATATTATTGCAGCTGTCAGTTACTATAAAAGTTTGCCTGTTTCCTCACCCGACACAGATGCTGTCACAACAATTACAATAGCCATAAATCTACAGCAAACCTCGTGATCAGATACTTTAGTCCTTTTGTACCACTTACATGATACTAACCACATGTTTGCAGTGGAGAGCACACTGAAATCACCAATGTGAACATGCAGACTAGTTGTTAGGCAATTTAGCGCTTGTCTTGTTACATTATAGCATGTGCCATATCAAGGCTTGCCAATTATAAGCCACACTCATTTgccaatttaaaaataacttgatGATTTAGGGTGTcttctgtacagtatatagcatAATTGCTGTGGACTGCGGCACTGAGTAATGGACCATGTAATTCACTGCAGGTTGCTGGGTACACAGCTGTGACCTGCACTCtttttgtgaaccttttgaagTAATCTACGTCTGTGGATAATAACACAGTATGCTCTTCTTTTAGtcatttgctttgctttgcctTGTATATGTTTACTGCTACAGTGGTGTGATTGCATTGTAAGTGACAATTTACAGTATTCAGGCAACAAATGAGCAACCAGGCCCTTTTCATCCTCTTCAcgtcattcattcatcattacTGTCAACTAGACTACACCCTGCAGTCTAACTTTAACTTTTAGACACTTTAACCCACTTAAACATTCattgtcttttgtcattttccttttgttgtaTGTCTTTGcctcttcctttctttaatgTCCTTTTCTGATGTAACCTTTATCCCTTTCTCAACACCtcacctttctctctccatttaGCTAATGAAGCGTCATGGCCTAACCTCAGTAAGAGTGTGTCAGATTGGAGGACCAACACTACAGAACAGGTATTGAGAAATAGTAAAAATCCAATCTGGCAAGTTATTCCAATAGtcatcattatttaatattagaGACATAAAATTACTCTTACCAAAATAGTCACGCTATAGGAAAGtcctttctttttgtctctctgtttctcttatCATTTCAAATTGTCCCTCCCCCACCAGCTTCCCTCTGGTTATGGTACCTATCCCAGTGCTACCCACCAGGCTGCAGGACAGCACTGTGCCACCAGCTCCCTGCCCCGTTCTGCCCCTGGCACACTGGGTTGGCCTCGATCCAGTGCTGCTAACACCacatcatcctcttcctcctcctcatcctcttcacAGCAAATACAGCAGCGTATCTCTGTCCCTCCAAATTCAAACCAAggtactttttaaaaacaggtgCTGTTCTTTAATGGATGAGTGACATATGTGGTTTTAGCATTGTAAACACATCCTCTCTCTTTAGGTTCTGCCACCTCTTCCCAGTCTTCTACGTTGTCCCCACAAACAGAGCGAACAGATCCCCCTCCAGCAGTGGCCGTACGACCTTATGTCCCCGACCATCCCTCCAGACCCCAGTCACCCAGGAAGGGTCCTGCCACTATGAACAGTAGCTCCATCTATAGCATGTACCTCCATCAGCCTCAGGCCAAAAACTATGGATCTCTTAGCAACAGGACCACTGTCAAAGCAGGTAGTTAAACAACAGTTTGGCATATAGTCATTAAAGTTGTCCAGTGATGTGTCTTATTACAATGTCCAAAGGGAAATACATTGTCAATATCTGTCCCTTTTCTCTCCGCAGTCTATGGTAAACCCAtcctccccacctcctcctcttctccatccCCCGTCCCTTTCCtctctggaggtggaggaggaagagcaggtGGAGAGGATGTTGCAGATAAAGAAGGGgtaaaaggaggaggagaaagcagTGATGCCCAAATCGTCCCTCCACCCAGTGTGGACAACATCCCTCGTCCTCTTAGTCCCACTAAGCTCACCCCAGTTGGTAGGTACCAGTGGATGAATCAAACTCAACCAACACACCGTCATAAGTCTACTAATTTATGACATTGTGGTATTGTTGAGTCTAGAAGTGGAGACATTGTGACATTAACTGATATCAATATTGCAATAAACAATTGCCAACTATTGCAATTACAATAGGAAAAAATGTAAAGGTGTAATCATTACAGACTCCcactgatatatttttatatccCATGTGTGCCCCGATTCAGCCCACTCACAGCTACGTTATCAGAGTGATGCTGACCTAGAGGTTCTCCGTCGACGCCTCAGCAACGCCCCACGACCCCTGAAAAAACGGAGCTCCATCACAGAACCTGAGGGTCCACAGGGGCCAAACATTCAAAAACTGCTTTATCAGAGGTTTGTGACGTGCTGTGTTTCAGGAGTGCTAATTctaaactgaaaagaaaaacaaggctAACAATTAAGCTGATGGTGATTTCTATTGTGCAGGTTCAACACGCTGgcaggagggatggagggagtcTCAGGTAAGACCGTGAGATCTGATGATGTGGTCTTGTTTCAAGACACTTGTGGCATCAGTAGGTCTAAATGATATTCCCTTTTTTATTCCAGGCAGCACTTTCTACCAGCCTGAATGCCTTTTGAGTGACATGGACAACATCCATACAGCCAATGGGAATATGGAACCTGGTGACAAGCACGTCAGTATGGCAGCTGTAGAGGGCAATAGTTCAAACCTGAACTCTGATCCCCGACGCTTGTCCCCTCCTTGCGCCGCCATCGAAACATCCAAGGagacaacagcaacagaggAATCTACCAATAATGTGTCCCAATCAACACAACCCAGCCCATCCCCTGCACCTGACAGAGCAGAAGACCAGAACAATAACAACCAGAGAGGCTCTAGTCCAGCTCAAAGTGCTGCAGGCCAatgctctccctctccatcaCCCCCTGCACCACCTTCCATGCCTAAGGTAGATATTGGTATTTCACCTGACATCAGCATCTCAACTGTTTCTCTGCCATTTCctctatttttttatgtttgtaaaatgttaCTGCAAGCATAAACACAGCAATCATTTTGTAAAAGCTATTGTGCAGATTGAGCAGTAGGTACTTACCTGGCAGTTCCTGTTCTGAGTGGTCAACACTttcctgccccccccccccttgtaCTGCAGGCTAAGCGAACCAATCTGAAGAAACCTTCATCTGAGCGAACTGGCCACGGTCTGCGAGTCAAGTTTAACCCTCTAGCTCTGCTGCTGGATGCATCGTTAGAGGGAGAATTTGATTTGGTGCAAAGAATTATATATGAGGTACAGTTGCAGCTACAGCATTTACATTCTCATTTTCATAATGCAAACCGTATTATCTGTTGATGAATGAAAGTGTAATGAATCCTATGGGGTGGTAAACAGCAATAGGTTAATATAAGTACAACTATAATCCATTTAAATGGTATTGATTTCTGTGaagtaattatttaattatacatAGTGAAATATATGTGTATGAACATATGTCTGTAGTAACTAATGTGGCCTCCTTTTTGCAACAATAGCTTCAAACTAAACGTTTCCTGTAACGGTTTATCGGCCCTGAAAACCAACCTGAAGGGATAATAGCCATTTCCTCTTTACGACAAGGATGTTGGTTGACTTCCTCACACGAACTGCCCACTTCCTGTATAATTCCACGCAATCTATACAGAATGAGGGCAGGACTATTACTTGGACGTAAACAACTTCTGTTTCATGCATCAAACGTTTCCAGTTTCCATTTCTAAAATTAGATttgctttttcacttttcttgGGTTAAATAAAAGAAGCACATTCCCTTATGCAATAGACAAATATTTTTCATGCCAACAATTGGtgtacacccacacacagattGCCTCAACAGATTTGCCATTAAACAGAAGAGTTTGAAGCTTTCAGTATTATTGGGACCTTACAAATTAAGTTTAGTATCTTTCATCCTCACTCCTCTGGAACACTGTCATAAGAGAGGTGGTCTCAGTTGTCAGGTGTGCAGACTTATTGCTGACGACACGCTCACTCTGTATCCCAGTGTGCTACTTCAGCACAGAGCTCCTGAGAACAAAGCCTTACATCTTTAGATGCAAATCCCCATCTTCTCCTGACATCTCTCACTTGGAGCACTGACAAAAATGCTTACCGACGCTTCAAACTGCAAACTCTGTTTGACACTCTCAAGGAAACATTTAGATGCCTCACATCCTGAACAAGCTCGGTTTGATAGCATCAGACCCCGAGGCACCGAAGACTTGAGAGCTCAACAGTTTCCAAGCTGTTCACTATCATGAGTGCAACTGGGCGCTTGTAGTCTCCACGAGGGTTTCTCACCACTCATATGAATACTGATATGTTTTATTGTCGCTGTAGATACAGTCACCAACATTTAGTACAATGTTCAACTAATTATCTCTGTCTTTAAGGTGGAAAATCCCAGTATGCCTAATGATGAAGGCATAACTCCTCTCCACAATGCTGTCTGTGCTGGTCATCACCATATCGTCAAATTTCTGCTGGACTTTGGAGTGAACGTCAACGCAGCCGACAGCGATGGGTGGTCAGTGCTTTTATTCAGTGGTTAAATTATGTGCCAGATTAAAATAACGGTGGCAGTGGCTGCTGGGTGACTAAAGGGAGTTCAGGTATAATGAACATGCTGGAGCTCAGCTCGGAGGCAACAATGACAGAGATAATTGCATTTCTAAATGAATTTTTGACTCAGCTGTATTAAAGGAAGAGATTACCAAGTCTAATGAGGCTCCACACTCGAAAGTTAATCACTGGTGCAGTCGACCGAATGTGTAGTTAATGTTAGTCTGTTTTATGATGACATCAATTGTGTTTAGCCTATTAGTTGTAGCATACACTATTACTGGAGCGTCTTTTGTTATCAGAGGTGAATGAATTTAGCAAAGTAATTTTAACGTGTTCCCCCCAGGACTCCTCTGCACTGTGCCGCTTCGTGTAACAGCGTCCACCTCTGTAAGATGCTGGTGGAGTCCGGGGCAGCCATTTTCGCCACAACAATAAGTGATGTcgaaacagcagcagaaaaatgtgaagaaatggAGGAGGGCTACACACAGTGTTCTCAGTTTCTCTATGGTAGGTGGATACAGAGAGGCAGATGGCGAGGCTTGCTTGAGCCTGCAGGGGAGAAGAACTTTTAAATCTATGGAGGAAAATCACACATACGTAGCTTTTCTTCAAGATGAAACAGcattaaaatgttacagttaAACTCACCACTGAAAGTGACAAGTCTTATTCTGCATCTCTCCCAGGTGTACAGGAAAAACTGGGCGTGATGAACAAAGGCCTGGTCTATGCTCTGTGGGACTACACGGCCCAGCAGGCTGATGAGCTGTCCTTCAACGAGGGTGATGCCCTCACGATTCTGCGTCGCCGTGACGACACTGAGACAGAGTGGTGGTGGGCCCGACTTAATGACCGGGAAGGCTACGTACCTAGGAACCTGTTGGGGGTAAGCCCTGATCCGGAGCCACGTGCATGCTGACAACATGTCAGATGTGTCTTGTGAATTTATCcaatcacattttaaactatccctttattgtgtttttggttttataaaGGCTAACAAAAGTCTTTTACTGCCACTTATCGCTGTTACTCCATGTGCCCTCCATGCGGTAGACTGGGATTTGAATCCCAGCTATGAAGCTTGCATCCCTAGTTTCTAAGGTTTTCCTTAGAGAGCACACACTCTCTAATGCcttgaaatatgtttttgtatcaGTTGACTTCCAATAGAGCTGAACTACAGTAGCTTTATTAAAAGTGTCCATCCTGTGGCCCTTCACAGTGCCTGAACATGCAGCTGTAGCACATGTTCAGCAAACTTACAGTAGCAAGTACGTGCAAAGGTTTACACTACACTGACCTATCAACTCTAACCTTACCTTAACAGGATGTGTCATCAATACTGGGCCCAGTACATCCAGTGAATTAAGCCACATGATTCACTAGTGGACAGAGTATATTAAGTAGCAGATTTACTCCCACACAGTGTCTTATGGTCTGACTTCATGATGTTCAAACACCTTGAGTACAATGCAAACATAATGTAGTGACCacctctcgctctctgtctctctgtctctctctctttcgcttTCTCCAGCTGTATCCAAGGATCAAACCCAGACAACGCTCACTGGCATAAAGCCCAGATCGGGAGCCACGTGCATGCTCTCAGAGGgtgcatgcacacagagaagaagaggagcagatGTGGCATGTGGGCACATTAGCTGAACAGGGGAGAAAAGGAGGTAGTTTGGTGACTGAGAGACGAAACgcaagaaagaaacaaatatggacctgaaaacacattttgtttggaTGTAATGCTGGAAACACAGAGCCACTTTACGGTAGAATCACTATATacagaaaactgtattttcctgCGCTGCTGCAGAGCTTAAGGAACTTGCCTGAATCTTATTTTGAACAGCAGGAGCTTGACAACTTCAAAAGAGTTTAGCTGCATGAAGAagctgaaatagaaaaaaaacaaaacagtacagCTTCAAGTTCTGCTTTAGTTCACTTAGTTCAAAACATGAACAATGTGTTTGAAATCTGTCTCACCTTTGTCTAGATATACTTCCACACTTTGAATGCCgctttatttttctacagtgttaattaaaagaaacactCTGAGGGATCTTTATGAAGCCAAGCTCATTAACCACATCGCAATAGGATGTGCTCATTCTCAGTGGCAAACGAACGTAGTATGTTGTCTAAAAACACTTTCTTCACGCCGTGTGGTGTATAGTGTTTCAAATGCACCATATTTACAGGTTAGATCGGGTGAACGCATGTGTgagaagtgaaatgtgaaagtgaagCTGGAGAGAGGAACGTGAGAAGAGAGAAGTGA encodes the following:
- the LOC113159453 gene encoding apoptosis-stimulating of p53 protein 1-like isoform X3, producing the protein MEWNEVDLVQEFTVEGQCSKIKVRSCRITWDSLQVPRVELTLSELQEMATRQQQQIEAQQQMLVAKEQRLRYLQQGGRPNQGQTQSEAEKLQRLKERVETQESKLKKIRAMRGQVDYSKLINGNLSAEIDHVSSLFQEKQAELQSAVIRVDQLTQQLEDLRRGRLQLHSVAPPQGAPSGSHGATIGQKGSPLSGPAALELRKLYQELQARNRHNLEQSSKLAQHKELLNKRNAQVTVMDQRIGDLRERLHKKRAELSRMNGGGMSSPQTSSHAGGGVSGRVAAVCPYIQVPAEGRQETGHPLPSDPPPKPTALSHIRSLSGGYIKANEASWPNLSKSVSDWRTNTTEQLPSGYGTYPSATHQAAGQHCATSSLPRSAPGTLGWPRSSAANTTSSSSSSSSSSQQIQQRISVPPNSNQGSATSSQSSTLSPQTERTDPPPAVAVRPYVPDHPSRPQSPRKGPATMNSSSIYSMYLHQPQAKNYGSLSNRTTVKAVYGKPILPTSSSSPSPVPFLSGGGGGRAGGEDVADKEGVKGGGESSDAQIVPPPSVDNIPRPLSPTKLTPVAHSQLRYQSDADLEVLRRRLSNAPRPLKKRSSITEPEGPQGPNIQKLLYQRFNTLAGGMEGVSGSTFYQPECLLSDMDNIHTANGNMEPGDKHVSMAAVEGNSSNLNSDPRRLSPPCAAIETSKETTATEESTNNVSQSTQPSPSPAPDRAEDQNNNNQRGSSPAQSAAGQCSPSPSPPAPPSMPKAKRTNLKKPSSERTGHGLRVKFNPLALLLDASLEGEFDLVQRIIYEVENPSMPNDEGITPLHNAVCAGHHHIVKFLLDFGVNVNAADSDGWTPLHCAASCNSVHLCKMLVESGAAIFATTISDVETAAEKCEEMEEGYTQCSQFLYGVQEKLGVMNKGLVYALWDYTAQQADELSFNEGDALTILRRRDDTETEWWWARLNDREGYVPRNLLGLYPRIKPRQRSLA